In Cololabis saira isolate AMF1-May2022 chromosome 14, fColSai1.1, whole genome shotgun sequence, a single genomic region encodes these proteins:
- the pcolcea gene encoding procollagen C-endopeptidase enhancer a yields MMQADGLRRILVLLSLASGWTAAQETNYTRPVFYCGGDLVADSGFVGSEGFPNFYKPNSRCTWRITVPEGNVVLLSFRIFDLEADSQCRYDYLDAYNGLSNSVQKLGRFCGTFRPGNLISTTNTMMLEMGSDEGTQGRGFVAYFSGTKPYTSDEAFCGGKLTKAQGEMKTPNWPDKKYPPGTSCSWLITVEPDMVIQVKFDKFVLEADTYCRFDYVAFYNGGEREDSSLIGKYCGDQNPQPIISTSNVLLVQFVSDLSVMSDGFFAYYTSIPRGSQAPTVIAGPGGRYVPLEPAVKPAVKPAVKPVATARPPSRPAVKKVPAPPPNPKPVKPTRTRVTQGSAGQDRRVAAPKPNGKRPVAQNPLCAKACKRDGTIKTSYCSSEFAITGKVTSLSPGPQGTLQITVSLIKAYKAGRLTITQVGETMAVKLVSQCKKCPLFRRGGNYIIMGQVNEDGRGTLQPGAFTAPYKPAHQKLLMNITKQPC; encoded by the exons ATGATGCAAGCGGACGGGCTGCGGAGAATACTTGTACTCCTGAGTCTGGCTTCAGGATGGACGGCGGCGCAGGAGACCAACTACACCAG GCCTGTGTTCTACTGTGGAGGAGACCTGGTTGCAGATTCAGGCTTCGTAGGCAGTGAGGGGTTCCCAAATTTCTACAAACCCAACAGCAGATGCACGTGGCGTATCACT GTCCCGGAGGGAAACGTGGTCTTACTCTCCTTCCGCATTTTTGACCTTGAGGCTGACTCACAATGCCGCTATGACTATCTGGATGCTTACAATGGCCTTTCCAACTCGGTGCAAAAACTAGGTCGCTTTTGTGGAACTTTCCGACCCGGCAACCTTATTTCCACCACAAACACCATGATGCTGGAGATGGGGAGTGATGAAGGAACGCAGGGCAGAGGATTTGTGGCCTATTTCAGCGGAACCAAACCCTACACCAGCG atgaagcgttctGTGGGGGAAAGTTGACAAAAGCTCAGGGAGAGATGAAGACGCCCAACTGGCCTGACAAGAAATACCCACCTGGAACGAGCTGCTCCTGGCTCATCACGGTGGAGCCCGATATG GTTATCCAAGTAAAGTTCGACAAGTTTGTGCTGGAGGCCGACACCTACTGTCGGTTTGACTATGTGGCTTTCTATAAcggtggagagagagaggattcCAGCCTGATTggaaaatactgtggcgatcAGAACCCACA ACCCATTATCAGCACCAGCAATGTGCTGCTGGTCCAGTTTGTGTCTGACCTCAGTGTGATGTCCGATGGATTCTTCGCCTACTATACCAGCATCCCCCGTGGTTCTCAGGCACCAACAGTCATCGCAGGACCTGGTGGGAGATACGTCCCCTTGGAGCCTGCGGTGAAACCTGCAGTCAAACCTGCGGTCAAACCTGTTGCCACCGCGCGGCCACCCTCCCGCCCCGCTGTCAAAAAGGTgccagctcctcctccaaatCCCAAACCCGTCAAGCCCACGAGAACCCGTGTTACTCAAGGCTCTGCAGGACAGGACAGGAGGGTGGCAGCCCCAAAACCAAATGGAAAGAGGCCTG TTGCTCAAAATCCACTGTGCGCCAAAGCCTGCAAAAGAGATGGAACCATCAAGACCAGTTACTGCTCCAGTGAATTCG CGATTACCGGCAAGGTCACCTCTCTGAGCCCTGGACCTCAAGGCACCCTTCAAATCACCGTCTCCCTCATTAAGGCCTACAAGGCCGGACGGCTGACTATCACACAGGTCGGAGAGACCATGGCTGTGAAGCTGGTGTCACAGTGCAAGAAGTGTCCGTTGTTCCGCAGAG GTGGGAACTACATCATCATGGGTCAAGTGAACGAGGACGGTCGAGGTACCTTGCAACCTGGTGCTTTCACGGCGCCATACAAACCCGCACACCAAAAATTATTGATGAACATTACCAAACAGCCTTGTTAA